Proteins encoded in a region of the Perca fluviatilis chromosome 6, GENO_Pfluv_1.0, whole genome shotgun sequence genome:
- the lrrc2 gene encoding leucine-rich repeat-containing protein 2 isoform X2: MGPVRKLDVPVSDLSLIRGIWEVRVKKYRHKQKKEQERIEMSALPKIDQQWQYRIYCKALKTKELNQLHHYLERSTLTDIQPCTAEQQDQKGLDPEQKLIFQLEGDQWMDFPKDLQWMTYLKEWQVSGTKISRLPEYLALFTQLTVLEIPKNAIAELPPEIGKLTCLRKLNASYNRLSKVPPELGNCENLERLELTGNHNLSQLPFELSSLKKMAHLDIAENRFTSIPICALRMSRLQLLDLSNNSLTDLPQDMDRLEQLVTLFVHKNNLTYLPHCLSNISTLKMIVVSGDELTSIPTKLCRNPEIKFIRLRDNRASAEKKKKEEKKKKDRWRVQREEEVKKDSREKEFIEVYISSLKDRDTVPESTTKVSISCLL; the protein is encoded by the exons ATGGGTCCTGTGAGGAAGCTGGACGTCCCGGTGAGCGACCTCTCTCTGATCAGAGGGATCTGGGAGGTCCGAGTGAAGAAATACAGACATAAACAAAagaaggagcaggagaggaTTGAGATGAGCGCATTGCCCAA gatCGACCAGCAGTGGCAGTATCGTATCTACTGTAAGGCACTGAAGACCAAGGAACTCAACCAGCTGCATCATTACCTAGAGAGATCTACACTGACTGATATACAGCCCTGCACAG CAGAGCAGCAGGATCAGAAAGGGTTAGATCCGGAGCAGAAGCTGATCTTCCAGCTGGAAGGAGATCAGTGGATG GACTTCCCCAAGGACTTGCAGTGGATGACGTACCTGAAAGAGTGGCAAGTCAGTGGGACAAAGATCAGTCGGCTGCCTGAGTACCTGGCTCTGTTCACCCAGCTCACGGTGCTCGAGATCCCCAAAAATGCCATCGCCGAGCTGCCACCTGAGATCG GAAAACTGACATGTTTGAGGAAATTAAATGCCAGCTACAACCGTCTGTCCAAAGTTCCTCCAGAACTCGGAAACTGTGAGAACCTGGAGAGACTCGAACTCACAGGAAACCATAACCTGTCCCAACTGCCGTTTGAG CTGAGCAGCCTAAAGAAGATGGCTCACCTGGACATCGCGGAAAACAGGTTCACATCGATCCCCATCTGTGCTCTGAGGATGAGCCGCCTGCAGCTGCTGGACCTGAGCAACAACAGTCTGACTGACCTGCCGCAGGACATGGACAG gttggAGCAGCTGGTCACCCTGTTCGTCCATAAGAACAACCTGACTTACCTCCCTCACTGTCTCAGCAACATCTCCACACTCAAGATGATTGTCGTCAGCGGTGATGAGCTCACCAGCATCCCGACTAAATTGTGCAGAAACCCCGAAATCAA GTTTATCCGACTGCGAGACAACCGTGCGAGcgcagaaaagaagaagaaagaagagaagaagaagaaagacagGTGGAGagtgcagagagaagaggaggtgaagaaggacagcagagagaaggagtTCATCGAGGTTTACATCAGCTCGCTGAAGGACAGAG ACACAGTCCCTGAATCCACCACCAAGGTCTCCATCTCCTGCCTGctgtga
- the lrrc2 gene encoding leucine-rich repeat-containing protein 2 isoform X1, with product MGPVRKLDVPVSDLSLIRGIWEVRVKKYRHKQKKEQERIEMSALPKIDQQWQYRIYCKALKTKELNQLHHYLERSTLTDIQPCTEAEQQDQKGLDPEQKLIFQLEGDQWMDFPKDLQWMTYLKEWQVSGTKISRLPEYLALFTQLTVLEIPKNAIAELPPEIGKLTCLRKLNASYNRLSKVPPELGNCENLERLELTGNHNLSQLPFELSSLKKMAHLDIAENRFTSIPICALRMSRLQLLDLSNNSLTDLPQDMDRLEQLVTLFVHKNNLTYLPHCLSNISTLKMIVVSGDELTSIPTKLCRNPEIKFIRLRDNRASAEKKKKEEKKKKDRWRVQREEEVKKDSREKEFIEVYISSLKDRDTVPESTTKVSISCLL from the exons ATGGGTCCTGTGAGGAAGCTGGACGTCCCGGTGAGCGACCTCTCTCTGATCAGAGGGATCTGGGAGGTCCGAGTGAAGAAATACAGACATAAACAAAagaaggagcaggagaggaTTGAGATGAGCGCATTGCCCAA gatCGACCAGCAGTGGCAGTATCGTATCTACTGTAAGGCACTGAAGACCAAGGAACTCAACCAGCTGCATCATTACCTAGAGAGATCTACACTGACTGATATACAGCCCTGCACAG AAGCAGAGCAGCAGGATCAGAAAGGGTTAGATCCGGAGCAGAAGCTGATCTTCCAGCTGGAAGGAGATCAGTGGATG GACTTCCCCAAGGACTTGCAGTGGATGACGTACCTGAAAGAGTGGCAAGTCAGTGGGACAAAGATCAGTCGGCTGCCTGAGTACCTGGCTCTGTTCACCCAGCTCACGGTGCTCGAGATCCCCAAAAATGCCATCGCCGAGCTGCCACCTGAGATCG GAAAACTGACATGTTTGAGGAAATTAAATGCCAGCTACAACCGTCTGTCCAAAGTTCCTCCAGAACTCGGAAACTGTGAGAACCTGGAGAGACTCGAACTCACAGGAAACCATAACCTGTCCCAACTGCCGTTTGAG CTGAGCAGCCTAAAGAAGATGGCTCACCTGGACATCGCGGAAAACAGGTTCACATCGATCCCCATCTGTGCTCTGAGGATGAGCCGCCTGCAGCTGCTGGACCTGAGCAACAACAGTCTGACTGACCTGCCGCAGGACATGGACAG gttggAGCAGCTGGTCACCCTGTTCGTCCATAAGAACAACCTGACTTACCTCCCTCACTGTCTCAGCAACATCTCCACACTCAAGATGATTGTCGTCAGCGGTGATGAGCTCACCAGCATCCCGACTAAATTGTGCAGAAACCCCGAAATCAA GTTTATCCGACTGCGAGACAACCGTGCGAGcgcagaaaagaagaagaaagaagagaagaagaagaaagacagGTGGAGagtgcagagagaagaggaggtgaagaaggacagcagagagaaggagtTCATCGAGGTTTACATCAGCTCGCTGAAGGACAGAG ACACAGTCCCTGAATCCACCACCAAGGTCTCCATCTCCTGCCTGctgtga